The following DNA comes from Dermacentor andersoni chromosome 2, qqDerAnde1_hic_scaffold, whole genome shotgun sequence.
ttatcacagcgaaatgtataggtacatcactacatgtgaaaggaacatgctgttgtggcgctcaaactgaaagagccatagcaccatattatgatattcagtaagacaaactgcataaatattacacacaaattgcaccacaagggctaaaatacaatgtatcacaacctgaaagattactgaatgacaacaaattgtttgataatgagacagatgtgcaagaaaagagacattccagctcagtacgtagtgacacaaacaaatatgcatatgcaacaaacaaaaaataaacattacaaatgaaaagaagaagcataggcaaggaattttcataacttttttcttttttgctgtgtatattgacaggttgctttcgacattatagtaaggcctgaaaatttcaccattcgatgacaaggattaaattgtagaacacttgcagtgtggcgtcgtgcttaaattgacatgacaataactaggcacctcaaaattgcagcgccacagtcggaatgcccgcacacaccaggcctacaggcacttttgcaggtgagcctgatggtgtgcacactcttatggctgaagtaaaccttgaagaaaaaattcatgctgcaacggctatgctacttatggttgcattaaagggtgacttcagcaattatttatttgcaaactagcaatatttgcccttcatatcattaatacatcagcaaattttaagataagttacaaattccttgcctatgctacctttgcatcctttaattatgtggggcctgagaggggggaggggcttggctgccaccatgccccagtgcagccagcagcagctgaagcaggcgctcgttggtctcgtgcgaccgacgcgccacttcgaggcgttgccgctgcacttcaaggcgctgagactccacttcccgcattgccgccacctcctccccgaggtgccgcaggctctccatgtgggcctcgtggtgctgccgcaggctctgcaggtgggcctcgtggtgctgttagcaaagatgtgtaattagtttaattacagaagctcagtaacagggcctttgtgtgttgcattcatccccatttgcaggctattgtcttgtcattgtatattcaaacactggaaatatctttctggcccatcaaacttgtgccgtcgcattccattaagatgtgttacattgctatacctgcttccttgaattcaacgccacttttttctttttgccacataattgcgtagatatttacacatgttatatcacgcgaatgtgtacaagatatcaccacaggactacacgtatacattatgcttgttcactgattaatataatttttagagaggtcatatgctcatcaatttcatacgtagaaaaatatacatctgtggccttgcacatacctgccggttttgctccagcagttgttggcggaagcgagtgtcctcttgaactctggcttcctccaactggctctggcgaacgtatgcggcagtagccgtcatcacagcaccatcaagttcctgctgcctgggctgtctacggggtgcccgtggctctcgaggggtaggctgcggcacctggggggtaggctgtgGCACCTGGGGGGTTGgttgcggcacctgcggggttggctgcggcagctgcggggttggctgcggcacctgcggggttggctgcggcacctgcggggttggctgaggcacctgggtggtaggccgcagcacctggggcgtagccggtggctcttcatgcaaagcaaaagcaaagactgctcattcactgttatccgacctacacagattgattgtcctaaccagtcactttgaaatgtcattatagctgcatagctacaaaaatgatacacaaaacaggtagttagagcaaaagatgccacagaaagttgctggtagcagtaacccttaagaagcacaaggaatctctattacaacatgaTGTCATTTGTAGtgttgcatttctcctccatgaatGAGAGCTGGATGTTCGGCACAACGGTAATAACAGCagagtgacgtactttacttcatagcaagatcatacagcaacttcaaacaacaatgctactacaaaagctaggtcactgccttacgtgtaaggccacttggcccagcaacagctgcagggcccgacaccacgaaagcagttgtcgctggtagatttctgcgggaaccgctgggccctgcagcttcctctgaacttgcctcgtcctgcaatcagagtagtgttcagacattgcgagcagtgtgtgcaatgcgcatcatgtacacaagttgctgctcagagtacataacctatattgtcacttgcacaaaaaaaagggcttaaaaattttgcaatattgtgttacaatgtaatgctgaaaatttgtgaggtcacagcaggtcacacaaacaacacttttttaaatccaatgtacgcacctcgctatcggggaagtactcagggggggaaacaaggacccctcctgtcctcataaggacgtcgaggacgcggccgtccacgccacccactttgccacctccagtagccctgcaaacacggcaacaacgacaacgtgaaactacgttactgtcagcatcattagaagctcacctcttctcgctcgcggccctggccgcttcttttttcgctttatgggccatcttggcccaatggttccgccaacggctggtggcctttacggctggcccctgtgcgttaagcaccgccgccacctcctcccacagttcgttttttcgagcagcagtcatacgtggcgagaactctgtagaagctctcgccaggtatgggtgctgctcgatgaactgcacgagaatagccgcctgctctttggacacccgcggcccttttgctgccattttctctttgtcaaattgggaatttcagccggcccgcagcacagtaagaaatttagaggcaaacattctgtctaagctaagcgcctgcataaagtgctcactacgacttatttctgcctttttataccactaatgtaaaaaaaggtgaagtcactactcacatttaatgttgtagcagcttctttctcggagcgtatcagtgcaggaagtattaccgatgcagcgataactttaaggaagctatcgttatgtcatggcggtgccctatggaaaatgccttgacagttctcgatccactatgttgcaaagtttcacctcgggggctacggataattcttcttggctcttcctaaagaagaaattatcacacgtcagacatgcagcgaaaaccacacgacaatgcaagcactacacgagcaataattactcacctcaatcagtatctgacgggggcggggccgcaattacgggcacgcaaggggctgtcagctgttcagacagacacgctaggggctgtcagctgttcacaggtaaacaaaggctgccattttgcttgcgctcaacggcatggattggatgcacatccgactactatgtggctacgacttcaaaaatagagcacttgcgtttgcatttcttttgactgcggcagctt
Coding sequences within:
- the LOC140216154 gene encoding uncharacterized protein; translation: MAAKGPRVSKEQAAILVQFIEQHPYLARASTEFSPRMTAARKNELWEEVAAVLNAQGPAVKATSRWRNHWAKMAHKAKKEAARAASEKRATGGGKVGGVDGRVLDVLMRTGGVLVSPPEYFPDSEDEASSEEAAGPSGSRRNLPATTAFVVSGPAAVAGPSGLTQPPATPQVLRPTTQVPQPTPQVPQPTPQVPQPTPQLPQPTPQVPQPTPQVPQPTPQVPQPTPREPRAPRRQPRQQELDGAVMTATAAYVRQSQLEEARVQEDTRFRQQLLEQNRQHHEAHLQSLRQHHEAHMESLRHLGEEVAAMREVESQRLEVQRQRLEVARRSHETNERLLQLLLAALGHGGSQAPPPSQAPHN